The following proteins are co-located in the Natator depressus isolate rNatDep1 chromosome 4, rNatDep2.hap1, whole genome shotgun sequence genome:
- the FOXI3 gene encoding forkhead box protein I3, whose translation MSAGDLQPSSPASPQPRRAREAPEMAVYCGETFSVYPPPGAASGQRPAAYALGDYGAPANAGYLWGVSGPAPYLQGAPGPAAPFLPPASYGCSRGGQLGGAPAAPGSPSPAAAELSWLSLAGQEELLRLVRPPYSYSALIAMAIQSAPGRKLTLSHIYQYVAENFPFYKRSKAGWQNSIRHNLSLNDCFRKVPRDEDDPGKGNYWTLDPNCEKMFDNGNFRRKRKRRSEPNTPTVVSSGGVLKAEEGRPIPAAAGKPCGNSPSPELELSPARDHPKSSSSPGIISATPGCLSTFFSGMSSLSSGGSRLAHHRNFPAGQMSGGTFPASSSGSSQDVLPPDQLQRVPGPTAAYYSSFHPSSSSSQGAQYNHYYNFTVNSLIYARDGTEV comes from the exons ATGAGCGCCGGTGACTTGCAGCCCAGCTCCCCCGCCAGCCCGCAGCCCCGCCGGGCCCGGGAGGCGCCCGAGATGGCCGTGTACTGCGGCGAGACCTTCAGCGTGTACCCGCCGCCCGGCGCCGCCTCGGGGCAGCGGCCGGCCGCCTACGCCCTGGGCGACTACGGGGCGCCGGCCAACGCCGGCTACCTGTGGGGCGTCAGCGGCCCGGCCCCGTACCTGCAGGGCGCCCCCGGGCCGGCCGCCCCCTTCCTGCCGCCCGCCTCCTACGGCTGCTCGCGGGGCGGCCAGCTGGGGGGCGCCCCCGCCGCGCCCGGCTCGCCCTCGCCCGCGGCGGCCGAGCTGAGCTGGCTGAGCCTGGCCgggcaggaggagctgctgcGCCTGGTGCGGCCGCCCTACTCCTACTCGGCGCTGATCGCCATGGCCATCCAGAGCGCGCCCGGCCGCAAGCTCACGCTGAGCCACATCTACCAGTACGTGGCCGAGAACTTCCCCTTCTACAAGCGCAGCAAGGCCGGCTGGCAGAACAGCATCCGCCACAACCTCAGCCTCAACGACTGCTTCCGCAAGGTGCCCCGCGACGAGGACGACCCGG GGAAGGGGAACTACTGGACCTTAGACCCAAACTGTGAGAAGATGTTTGACAATGGGAATTTCCGGCGCAAGCGTAAGCGCCGCTCCGAGCCTAACACCCCCACCGTGGTGTCCTCCGGGGGGGTGCTGAAGGCTGAGGAAGGGCGTCCCATCCCTGCGGCTGCAGGCAAGCCCTgtggaaacagcccctcccccgaGCTGGAACTATCACCTGCCAGGGACCATCCGAAAAGCTCCTCTTCTCCAGGCATCATCTCAGCCACCCCTGGCTGCCTGAGCACCTTCTTCAGTGGCATGAGCTCACTGAGCAGTGGAGGGAGCCGGCTGGCGCACCATCGGAACTTCCCCGCTGGGCAGATGAGCGGTGGcaccttccctgcctcctccagcGGCTCCTCCCAGGACGTGCTCCCACCAGACCAGCTGCAGCGAGTTCCGGGGCCCACTGCTGCGTATTACAGCTCcttccaccccagcagcagcagcagccagggcgcCCAGTACAACCATTACTACAACTTCACAGTCAACAGCCTCATCTACGCCCGGGATGGCACTGAGGTGTAG